In the Microcebus murinus isolate Inina chromosome 14, M.murinus_Inina_mat1.0, whole genome shotgun sequence genome, one interval contains:
- the LOC105870177 gene encoding cadherin-23: MVKSPLNRELVATYEVTLSVIDNASDLPERSVSVPNAKLTVNILDVNDNTPQFKPFGITYYTERILEGATPGTTLIAVAAVDPDKGLNGLITYTLLDLEPPGYVQLEDSSAGKVIANRTVDYEEVHWLNFTVRASDNGSPPRAAEIPVYLEVVDINDNNPIFDQPSYQEAVFEDVPVGTVILTVTATDADSGNYALIEYSLGDGEGKFAINPDTGDIYVLSSLDREKKDLYILTALAKDNPGDVASNRRENSVQVVIQVLDVNDCRPQFSKPQFSTSVYENEPAGTSVITMMATDQDEGPNGELTYSLEGPGVDAFHVDMDSGLVTTQRPLQSYERFNLTVVATDGGQPPLWGTTMLLVEVIDVNDNRPVFVRPPNGTILHIREEIPLGSNVYEVYATDKDEGLNGAVRYSFLKTAGNRDWEYFTIDPVSGLIQTAQRLDREKQALYSIILVASDLGQPVPYETMQPLQVALEDIDDNEPLFVRPPKGSPQYQLLTVPEHSPRGTLVGNVTGAVDADEGPNAIVYYFIAAGNEEKNFHLQPDGCLLVLRDLDREREAVFSFIVKASSNRSWTPPRGPSPALDLLADLTLQEVRVVLEDINDQPPRFTKAEYTAGVATDAKVGSELIQVLALDADIGNNSLVFYSILAIHYFRALANDSEDVGQVFTMGSVDGILRTFDLFMAYSPGYFVVDIVARDLAGHNDTAIIGIYILRDDQRVKIVINEIPDRVRGFEEEFIRLLSNITGAIVNTDDVQFHVDKKGRVNFAQTELLIHVVNRDTNRILDVDRVIQMIDENKEQLRNLFRNYNVLDVQPAISAQLPDDMSALQMAIIVLAILLFLAAMLFVLMNWYYRTVHKRKLKAIVAGSAGNRGFIDIMDMPNTNKYSFDGANPVWLDPFCRNLELAAQAEHEDDLPENLSEIADLWNSPTRTHGTFGREPAAVKPDDDRYLRAAIQEYDNIAKLGQIIREGPIKGSLLKVVLEDYLRLKKLFAQRMVQKASSCHSSISELIQTELDEEPGDRSPGQGSLRFCHKPPVELKGPDGIHVVHGSTGTLLATDLNSLPEDDQKGLGRSLETLTAAEATAFERNARTESAKSTPLHKLRDVIMESPLEITEL, from the exons ATGGTGAAGTCCCCCCTGAACCGGGAGCTTGTTGCCACCTATGAGGTCACTCTCTCGGTGATTGACAACGCCAGCGACCTACCGGAGCGCTCTGTCAGCGTGCCAAACG CCAAGCTGACAGTCAACATCCTGGACGTCAACGACAACACGCCCCAGTTCAAGCCCTTCGGGATCACCTACTACACGGAGCGGATCCTGGAGGGGGCCACCCCGGGGACCACGCTCATTGCTGTGGCAGCCGTGGACCCCGACAAGGGCCTCAACGGGCTGATCACCTACACCTTGCTCGACCTCGAGCCCCCGGGCTACGTCCAGCTGGAAGACTCCTCAGCGG GGAAGGTCATTGCCAACCGGACCGTGGACTATGAGGAGGTGCACTGGCTCAACTTCACCGTGAGGGCCTCGGACAATGGGTCCCCGCCCCGCGCTGCTGAGATCCCTGTCTACCTGGAGGTCGTGGACATCAATGACAACAACCCCATCTTCGACCAGCCTTCCTACCAG GAGGCCGTCTTCGAGGACGTGCCTGTGGGCACAGTCATCCTGACAGTCACTGCTACAGACGCCGACTCTGGCAACTACGCCCTCATTGAGTACAGCCTTGGGGACGGAGAGGGCAAGTTTGCCATCAACCCCGACACG GGTGACATCTATGTGCTATCCTCTCTGGACCGGGAGAAGAAGGACCTCTATATCCTGACTGCTTTGGCCAAAGACAATCCTGGGGATGTAGCCAGCAACCGTCGAGAAAATTCGGTGCAG GTGGTGATCCAAGTGCTGGATGTCAACGACTGCCGGCCGCAGTTCTCCAAGCCCCAGTTCAGCACGAGCGTGTACGAGAACGAACCGGCAGGCACCTCTGTCATCACCATGATGGCCACTGACCAGGACGAAGGCCCCAACGGGGAGCTGACCTACTCGCTGGAGGGCCCTGGCGTGG ACGCCTTCCACGTGGACATGGACTCGGGCCTGGTGACCACACAGCGGCCACTGCAGTCCTATGAGAGGTTCAACCTGACCGTGGTGGCCACGGATGGCGGGCAGCCCCCACTCTGGGGCACCACCATGCTCCTGGTGGAGGTCATCGACGTCAATGACAACCGCCCTGTCTTCGTGCGCCCGCCCAACGGCACCATCCTCCACATCAGAGAG GAGATCCCACTGGGCTCCAACGTGTACGAGGTCTACGCCACGGACAAGGACGAGGGCCTCAACGGGGCGGTGCGCTACAGCTTCCTGAAGACGGCGGGCAACCGGGACTGGGAGTACTTCACCATCGACCCGGTCAGCGGCCTCATCCAGACGGCGCAGCGCCTGGACCGGGAGAAGCAGGCGCTGTACAGC ATCATCTTGGTGGCCAGCGACCTGGGCCAGCCGGTGCCATATGAGACCATGCAGCCGCTGCAGGTGGCCCTGGAGGACATTGACGACAACGAGCCACTCTTCGTGAGGCCTCCA AAAGGCAGCCCCCAGTACCAGCTGCTGACGGTGCCTGAGCACTCACCACGCGGCACCCTCGTGGGCAACGTGACGGGTGCCGTGGACGCAGATGAGGGCCCCAACGCCATCGTGTACTACTTCATCGCAG CCGGCAACGAAGAGAAGAACTTCCATCTGCAGCCCGACGGGTGCCTGCTGGTGCTGCGGGACCTGGACCGGGAGCGGGAGGCCGTCTTCTCCTTCATCGTCAAGGCCTCCAGCAACCGCAGCTGGACGCCTCCCCGTGGACCCTCCCCAGCCCTCGACCTGCTGGCTGACCTCACCCTGCAGGAGGTGCGCGTCGTGCTGGAGGACATCAACGACCAGCCGCCCCGCTTCACCAAGGCTGAGTACACTGCAG GGGTGGCCACTGATGCCAAAGTGGGCTCGGAGTTGATCCAGGTGCTGGCCCTGGACGCAGACATCGGCAACAACAGCCTCGTCTTCTACAGCATTCTGGCCATCCACTACTTCCGGGCCCTTGCCAACGACTCTGAAGATGTGGGCCAGGTCTTCACCATGG GGAGCGTGGACGGCATCCTGCGCACCTTCGACCTCTTTATGGCCTACAGCCCTGGCTACTTTGTGGTGGACATAGTGGCCCGAGACCTGGCAGGCCACAACGACACAGCCATCATCGGCATCTACATCCTGAGGGACGACCAGCGAGTCAAGATCGTCATTAACGAGATCCCGGACCGCGTGCGTGGCTTCGAGGAAGAGTTCATCCGCCTGCTCTCCAACATCACCGGTGCCATCGTCAACACTGACGACGTGCAG TTCCACGTGGACAAGAAGGGACGGGTGAACTTCGCGCAGACGGAACTGCTCATCCACGTGGTGAACCGTGATACCAACCGCATCCTGGACGTGGACCG GGTGATCCAGATGATCGACGAGAACAAGGAACAGCTGCGGAATCTTTTCCGGAACTACAACGTGCTGGACGTGCAGCCCGCCATCTCTGCCCAGCTGCCCGACGACATGTCTGCCCTACAG ATGGCGATCATTGTCCTGGCCATCCTCCTCTTCCTGGCCGCCATGCTCTTTGTCCTCATGAACTGGTACTACAGGACTGT aCACAAGAGGAAGCTCAAAGCCATCGTGGCTGGCTCAGCAG GGAACCGCGGCTTCATCGACATCATGGACATGCCTAACACCAACAAGTACTCCTTTGATGG AGCCAACCCCGTGTGGCTGGATCCCTTCTGTCGGAATCTGGAGCTGGCCGCCCAGGCCGAGCACGAGGACGACCTGCCAGAGAACCTGAGCGAGATCGCCGACCTGTGGAACAGCCCCACGCGCACCCAC ggaACTTTCGGACGTGAACCAGCAGCGGTCAAGCCTGACGATGATCGATACCTGCGGGCAGCCATCCAGGAGTATGACAACATTGCCAAGCTGGGCCAGATCATTCGGGAGGGGCCCATCAAG ggctcGCTGCTGAAGGTGGTCCTGGAGGATTACCTGCGGCTCAAAAAGCTCTTTGCACAGCGGATGGTGCAAAAAGCCTCCTCCTGCCACTCCTCCATCTCCGAG